Proteins from one Mycobacterium sp. SMC-2 genomic window:
- the car gene encoding carboxylic acid reductase yields MSTNHDERLERRIEDLTANDPQFAAARPDPSVEAALEEPGLRLPQVIRAVLEGYADRPALAQRVLEFVEDPATGRTRLELLPRFETITYRQLGDRVGALGRAWASDDVHVGDRVCVLGFNSVDYATIDMALATISAVSVPLQTSASPTSLRPIVTETEPTVIAASVNQLPDAVELILSGHRPAKLVVFDYHPEVDDKREAVETARARLAETGVVVETLAEVLDRGKALPDAPLPASEESDPLALLIYTSGSTGAPKGAMYPQSNVAKIWRRGSRNWFGESAASITLNFMPMSHVMGRGILYGTLGNGGTAYFAAKSDLSTLLEDLELVRPTELNFVPRIWETLFGEFQRRVERRLSEGAAGPESRAAIEAQVLAEQRQYLLGGRFIFAMTGSAPTSPDLRAWVESLLEMHLMDGYGSTEAGMVLFDGEIQRPPVIDYKLVDVPDLGYFSTDRPYPRGELLLRTENMFPGYYKRAETTANVFDEDGYYRTGDVFAEVAPDKLVYVDRRNNVLKLAQGEFVTLAKLEAEFGNSPLVRQIYVYGNSSQPYLLAVVVPTQAALATGDPETLKPQIADSLQNVARQVGLQSYEVPRDFIIETTPFSLENGLLTGIRKLAWPKLKQHYGERLEQLYAELAEGQANELAELRRNGASAPVLQTVSRAAAAMLGTASTELTPDAHFTDLGGDSLSALTFGNLLREIFDIDVPVGVIVSPASDLQAIANYIEGERQGTKRPTFAAVHGRDAATVHAADLTLDKFLEAETLTAAPNLPRPTTEVRTVLLTGATGFLGRYLALEWLERMDMVDGKVIALVRAKSDDEARARLDHTFGVGSAQGDPKLVAHYRELAADHLEVIAGDKGEANLGLDQATWQRLADTVDLIVDPAALVNHVLPYSELFGPNAVGTAELIRIALTAKLKPYTYVSTIGVGDQIKPGQFVEDADIRRISATREINDGYANGYGNSKWAGEVLLREAHDLCGLPVAVFRCDMILADTTYAGQLNLPDMFTRLMLSLVATGVAPGSFYELDAGGNRQRAHYDGLPVEFVAAAISTLGTQVLDNVSSGDGFQTYHVMNPYDDGIGLDEYVDWLIDAGYGIQRIADYGDWLRRFDQTMRGLPERQRQYSLLPLLHNYQKPSAPINGSMAPTDRFRAAVQEAKIGPDKDIPHVSAPIIVKYITDLQLLGLL; encoded by the coding sequence GGCGACCGCGTCGGGGCGCTGGGCCGCGCCTGGGCCAGCGACGACGTGCACGTCGGTGACCGGGTCTGCGTGCTGGGCTTCAACAGCGTCGACTACGCCACCATCGACATGGCGCTGGCCACCATCAGCGCGGTGTCGGTCCCGCTGCAGACCAGCGCGTCACCGACGTCGCTCCGGCCCATCGTGACCGAGACCGAGCCCACCGTCATCGCGGCGAGCGTGAACCAGCTGCCCGACGCCGTGGAGCTGATCCTGAGCGGCCACCGGCCCGCCAAGCTGGTGGTGTTCGACTACCACCCCGAGGTGGACGACAAGCGCGAGGCCGTGGAGACCGCCCGCGCGCGGCTGGCGGAAACCGGCGTGGTGGTGGAGACGCTGGCCGAGGTGCTCGACCGCGGCAAGGCGTTGCCGGACGCGCCGCTCCCGGCCAGCGAGGAGTCCGACCCGCTGGCACTGCTGATCTACACCTCCGGCAGCACGGGCGCACCCAAGGGCGCGATGTACCCGCAGAGCAACGTCGCCAAGATCTGGCGCCGCGGCAGCCGGAATTGGTTCGGGGAGAGCGCCGCGTCGATCACCCTCAACTTCATGCCGATGAGCCACGTCATGGGCCGCGGCATCCTCTACGGCACCCTGGGCAACGGCGGCACCGCCTACTTCGCCGCCAAGAGCGACCTCTCCACGCTGCTGGAGGACCTCGAGCTGGTGCGGCCCACCGAGCTGAACTTCGTGCCACGCATCTGGGAGACCCTGTTCGGTGAATTCCAGCGCCGGGTCGAGCGCCGACTGTCCGAGGGCGCCGCGGGTCCGGAGTCCCGCGCGGCCATCGAGGCGCAGGTCCTGGCCGAGCAGCGCCAGTACCTGCTGGGCGGGCGGTTCATCTTCGCCATGACGGGATCGGCCCCCACCTCCCCGGACTTGCGCGCCTGGGTCGAGTCCCTGCTCGAGATGCACCTGATGGACGGCTACGGCTCGACCGAGGCGGGGATGGTGTTGTTCGACGGCGAGATTCAGCGGCCGCCGGTCATCGACTACAAGCTGGTCGACGTGCCGGATCTGGGCTACTTCAGCACCGACCGGCCCTACCCGCGCGGTGAGCTGTTGCTGCGGACCGAGAACATGTTCCCCGGCTACTACAAGCGGGCCGAGACCACCGCCAACGTCTTCGACGAGGACGGCTACTACCGGACCGGCGACGTGTTCGCCGAGGTGGCTCCCGACAAGCTGGTGTACGTCGACCGCCGCAACAACGTGCTGAAGCTGGCGCAGGGCGAGTTCGTGACGCTGGCGAAGCTGGAGGCCGAGTTCGGCAACAGCCCGCTGGTGCGCCAGATCTACGTCTACGGCAACAGCTCGCAGCCCTACCTGCTGGCCGTCGTAGTGCCGACCCAGGCGGCGCTGGCCACGGGTGACCCGGAGACGCTCAAGCCGCAAATCGCCGACTCGTTGCAGAACGTCGCGCGTCAGGTCGGCCTGCAGTCCTACGAGGTGCCGCGCGACTTCATCATCGAGACCACACCGTTCAGCCTGGAGAACGGTCTGCTGACCGGGATCCGCAAGCTGGCGTGGCCGAAGCTGAAGCAGCACTACGGGGAGCGGCTCGAGCAGCTCTACGCCGAGCTCGCCGAGGGGCAGGCCAACGAACTGGCCGAATTGCGCCGCAACGGCGCGAGCGCCCCGGTGCTGCAGACCGTGAGCCGGGCCGCCGCGGCCATGCTGGGCACGGCGAGCACCGAGTTGACACCCGACGCGCACTTCACCGATCTCGGCGGGGATTCGTTGTCGGCGTTGACCTTTGGGAACCTGCTGCGCGAGATCTTCGACATCGACGTCCCGGTGGGGGTCATCGTCAGCCCGGCCAGCGACCTGCAGGCCATCGCCAACTACATCGAGGGCGAGCGCCAGGGCACCAAGCGGCCGACCTTCGCCGCCGTGCACGGCCGCGACGCGGCGACGGTGCACGCCGCCGACCTGACGCTCGACAAGTTCCTCGAGGCCGAGACACTGACCGCGGCACCGAACCTACCGAGGCCAACCACCGAGGTGCGGACGGTGTTGCTGACCGGCGCGACCGGCTTCCTCGGTCGCTACCTGGCGTTGGAATGGCTCGAGCGCATGGACATGGTGGACGGCAAGGTGATCGCCCTGGTGCGGGCCAAGTCCGACGACGAGGCGCGCGCCCGGCTGGACCACACCTTCGGCGTCGGCTCTGCCCAAGGCGACCCGAAGCTGGTGGCGCACTACCGGGAACTGGCCGCCGACCACCTGGAGGTCATCGCCGGCGACAAGGGCGAGGCCAATCTCGGCCTGGACCAGGCGACCTGGCAGCGGCTGGCCGACACGGTCGACCTCATCGTCGACCCAGCCGCCCTGGTCAACCACGTGCTGCCGTACAGCGAGCTGTTCGGTCCGAACGCCGTGGGCACCGCCGAACTGATCCGGATCGCGCTCACCGCCAAGCTGAAGCCGTACACCTACGTGTCGACGATCGGCGTCGGTGACCAGATCAAGCCGGGCCAGTTCGTCGAGGACGCCGACATCCGGCGGATCAGCGCTACCCGCGAGATCAACGACGGCTACGCCAACGGCTACGGCAACAGCAAGTGGGCCGGCGAGGTGCTGCTCCGCGAGGCGCACGACCTGTGTGGCCTGCCCGTCGCGGTGTTCCGGTGCGACATGATCCTGGCCGACACCACCTACGCCGGACAGCTCAACCTGCCGGACATGTTCACCCGCCTGATGCTGAGCCTGGTCGCCACCGGTGTCGCGCCCGGTTCGTTCTACGAGCTCGACGCCGGCGGCAACCGCCAACGCGCGCACTACGACGGCCTGCCGGTCGAGTTCGTCGCCGCGGCGATCTCCACGCTGGGGACGCAGGTGCTGGACAACGTCTCGAGTGGCGATGGGTTCCAGACGTATCACGTGATGAACCCGTACGACGACGGCATCGGGCTCGACGAGTACGTCGACTGGCTGATCGACGCGGGCTACGGCATCCAGCGCATCGCCGACTATGGCGACTGGCTGCGGCGGTTCGACCAGACGATGCGGGGCCTGCCGGAGCGGCAACGCCAGTACTCGCTGCTGCCGCTGCTGCACAACTACCAGAAGCCTTCAGCGCCCATCAACGGATCGATGGCACCGACCGACCGCTTCCGCGCCGCGGTCCAGGAGGCGAAAATCGGCCCCGACAAAGACATTCCGCATGTCTCGGCGCCGATCATCGTCAAGTACATCACCGACCTGCAGCTGCTCGGACTGCTGTAA